The sequence below is a genomic window from Panthera uncia isolate 11264 unplaced genomic scaffold, Puncia_PCG_1.0 HiC_scaffold_1169, whole genome shotgun sequence.
CCCCCCGAGTGCCCCCTACCACACTCCAGCCACCGTGGGTCTGCCGCCCGTGCGTCTCTGCGGAAACCCCAACCGTCCACCTCTTTCTCCTGATTCCCGTCCACCCAGGGGAAGCCAAATGGAGGCCAAGAGCAGCCTGCAGATGATGCCACAGACGTCCCTCAAAAGGAAGCAGAGGTGAAGGCGAAGAGTGACGCAGATCATCAGAACGAGgtagaagaagaggaggaggaggaggaggatgaagacGAAGATGAAGATGAACAGCAGTTACTGGGAGAGTTTGAGAAGGAACTGGAAGGGATACTGCTCCCGTCAGACCGAGACAGGCTCCGCTCAGAGGTGAAGGCTGGCATGGAGCGGGAACTGGAGAACATCATCCGGGAGGTGAGCACAGTTCTCACCTTGACGCTTCCGCAGCTGGCCGCTCCTGTGGGGAGGGACAGGCCGAGGGGCTGCAGGGGAGCAAAGGTCAGCATCCACACAGCGCAGGGCCTGGGACGGGGCACCCTCAGCTGGCAGTTGTTTACTTAATAAAAGGAGGGGGACAATAGGaaagggggagcagagagaggcatgAGACTTAGCTATTACTCTTCAGTAGAGCACGGGCCACTGACCTTCACTCCCCAGACCCTTGACTCTCCACTCCTGCTTGGGCATTCCAGACAGAGAAGGAGCTGGACCCAGACGGGTTGAAGAAGGAATCCGAGCGTGATCGGGCAATGCTGGCCCTGACATCCACTCTCAACAAACTCATCAAAAGGCTGGAGGAAAAACAGAGTCCAGAGCTGGTGAAGAAGCACAGGAAAAGGAGGGTTGTCCCCAAAAAGCCTCCCCCGTCCCCCCAACCAGCAGGTAAGAGCTGTCAGACAGGGAGGGGCAGTCAAGCCCATTGTCTTTGTCCCTCGGCCCAGGCCCACGCACCCTGGAGGGCATCCTGCTCTTTCCCTTCTGAGAGTGCttactctcttccctctttctggaaCGCTGTTCTCACTGCCTCCATCCCTTTGCCTGGCCACCTTCTATTCATCCTCTTGGGAAGCAGCCTTAAGAGCATGTCTGtcttgttttctggtttgctCCTGTGCACCCACTGCCTGGCACTttcctggcacatggtgggtGGTCTGTAGATATTCATGGAATGACTGTGAATGAGCCTGTGTGCTGAAGTCCACACACCTGTGAAGGATGCAGCCTGTCAACAGTTAGGACTTTGCACCGCGAGAGGCCCCAGCTGGTTGGGTGTGGATAGGGCAAGCCCAGCTATTCGTAAGCCAATTGCCTGGACAGACTTGAAGTTGTTCCATCTTCCTGTACCCCCTTATGTCCATTCCACAGGGTCCTGTGAGATCAGACATTCCAAACAGAAGGTTCTGTTTTCAACTTCCATCCCACTATCTCTATAAACACTGGAATGTCTTTCAAGTACCAGCATGTGGAGTACCAAACCACAGTTTCTGAACCTGcttcttaaaacaaaacttcTTTGTTGGCCCAGGTGGCTTGATTTTTGCTTCAGGAAACACAGCCATTTTTCCTGTAGGGGATAGGCAGAATTATTGGTtcgggagggaagagggaggctgTAGCCGGGGGAGGGAGCTTTataggcttggggtgggggggctctaaTTTATTCTGAGCCCTGGTTCATGTATGCGTTTGAGGTGGAAAACTGCCGAAACCTGTTGGTGGCTTAGGGAGAGGTGACCACCACAGCCCCTAACCTGGAGTCACGGCTCTGCTTtgtgtctccctgtgtgtctccccctctaaGAGGAGGATCCTGAGCACAGAGTCCGGGTCCGGGTCACCAAGCTCCGACACGGAGGCCCCAATCAGGATCTGACTGTCCTCGAGATGAAACGGGAAAACCCACAGCTGAAACAAATCGAGGGGCTGGTGAAAGAGCtgctggagagggaggggctcACGGCGGAAGGTGGGCCCTGGGGCTGGCTGGCCCAAGAGCTGTTGGCAGGGCCTGCTGCCCGAGGTGGAGGGGCTGGGTCCAGTTGGAAACCTgtctgggcgcctggggggcAGAGGCCCTGCACCGAGGCTCCCACCCTTCCTCGCCTCTCACTGCCCACGTGGCTCCTTTCCAGGGAAAATTGAAATCAAAATCGTGCGACCCGGCGcggaagggacagaggaggacGCACGCTGGCTGACTGACGAGGACACAAGAAACCTCAAGGAGATTTTCTTCAATATCTTGGTGAGAGGCCgccggcccccagccccagatCTCCAAGCCTTGGCCCTGCTCTAGCGCGCCGTGGAGCTGAGAGCGCGGCTCCGGCCACGCTGGCTAGCCCCAGCCTCGCCGCCATCTTCTGTCCTTCTGTGATTCGAGGCTGGCGGTTCTGGCGGCCGGGAGGGTTTGTCCTCGGCTGGAGCCGCTCGCGCGAGCGCCGGGTCCCTGCCTTCCCCCGAGCCGCCCGTGTCCGTGGATCGTCCGGAGCCGAGGGCGCCCTTGGCTCCCCAGCAGCGACCTCACTCAAGGCACACCCTCCCCGCAGgtgcagggagcagaggaggcgCAGAAAGAGCGGCAACGGCAGAAGGAGCTGGAGAGCAATTACCGCCGCGTGTGGGGCTCTCGCGGCGGGGAGGGCACGGGGGACCTGGACGAGTTTGATTTCTGAGACCACCGCTGCCGTCGGCTGGCCAGGGAATCCCGGGCCTGCCTAGACTGGCCCTGCCTTCTCCCCCACCAGCCACCCGGGCCCTGAAGGCTAAGCGGCAGAGCTGAGCCTCGGACCCTGGCATCCAGCCGATCCTGCCCCCCGGCGGGGGGGGCGTGGCAGGAGCACAGGGCTGCTGCTCAGACCTGCCCAAGACCAACTGGGCCTGCCGGGTTTGCtctcccaggctcctccccacAACCCCTTCCTTTCTCCAGCCCGCCCTGGTACCAGCCCGCCCTGGTACCAGCCCCTTAATTTGTTGgttcctttcccctccctaccTGGAGAGTTGGTGAGATCTCTTGcgtggaggagggcagggagaacaAGAAGAGTGGGGCAGTTCagcaggccccccaccccctgcccgaACTGCTCCTCAGGGTCACCCCCTTCCCTTGGATTGGCTTGGGATTTCccactcctctcccttcccacactGTTCCCTACAATCCATACTTCTGAGTTGAGGTgcttccccctctgtctctgaggAAATGGGAGAGAGTTGCCCACCACCTCTGACACAATCCCACTGAAAAGGGTGGGGTACAGAACCACCCACCATGTTCTTGAACAATCAGGTTTCCAAATAAAGAACTGGACCATCCGtcaatcttttttctccttcttcttcttctcagggggaggtggggtgggagctCTAGTAGGCATGAGGCTGACTGTTCTCAGGGTGGAGTGCACTCTCTCTGAAACCATTCTGTGCTCCGTACCCCCTAGGTGGCCTCAGTGGGCACTGGGGCACGCGGGAAGAGGCCAGGACAGAGAAACAAAGCCCACTGGCCTGCCAAGGACTGCAACACTTTTCCTCACCcatttctgttccttctcttctccccctgtATACCCCAAAGCCAAGGGCACACCGCGGAGTTCCCCCACCAGGGGAATCCTCCTGCTGAACTCTCTCCCAGCAGCGTGCCGCAGCTTGTGTTTGCCACCCACACCCCGTGCCCACCTGGCCGTACCGCTTCATTTCTCCCAGTAAAGACTCTACCCTTCACCACGCCCAAAGAGGGCATTGCTGCCCACACATGCCAGCTTCCTACTATGCCAAGGGCAGGTGGGTCTGGGTaggtctctccatctcttccttgTTGCCAAGTACAGATGTTGGGcccctcactgccccccccccttctttaCATCTCTGAGATATATAGTCTTTCTGCCGAAGACTGCACTCACAAGGTAAGATAGAGGGCACTGAACTCCCAGGTCTCCAGAAGTGCAAACTAAGAGATTCGATTGTTGAAGGAAGTTGTCTGAGACCAACCCTCTTCTTTCTGAATGTGGACTGGTGCTTATTTTGCATGTTATGCTTAAATCGTTTTATATGGAaatgtaagggcacctgggtggctcagttggttaagcatcccacttcagctcaggtacgatctcttgtgagtttgagccctgcagcaggctctgtgttgacagctcagagcctggagcctgctatggattttgtgtctccctctctctctctgcccctcccctgctcacatgctgtctctccctgtctctgaaaaataaacattaaaaaaaaaaaccaactttaaaaaagaaatgtaagcaaGTGGACTTGTGAAATCCTGCTTCCCCAGATCCATTTGTATCTGTTATGGGGAGGAATGCTTTACTGTGCAAGACCTGAGACCCTGCCTCAAGTGCATCTGTAATCAGAATTCTGGGTTCCAATCCTCACTCCTTTATTTACTGTCAGTGGGGCTGTTGAACCAGctactttagtttttgtttatttgtttgttttggttactTAACTTTTCAAGTGCTGCTTCCTCCCGGGTAAGTTCTGGATGATTGCACTGGCCTCCGATGGTGGTTTTGAGTATTGAATGAAATCTAGTGTGTGTGTCATGCTCTTAGCACAGCACTGGCCcacaggaagtgctcaataaCTTCAACCAGCTCCTGAGTTCTGAAGAGACTAGATGGTTCTTGGAGGCAAGAGCCTTAGAAGGAATCCCAACAGCTGATCTGAAGCTCCATTGGAAATCTTTCAGAATAGGGGAGCAGGCAGAGACTGGGGCAGGAAAGTTCTCTTTGATTTGATAGGGATGGACTCAACATCATCAGAAAGCTGAGTTCTGGAAACATCGCTAGATTCAATCATCTTGTACCTTCAACAgtaaattcatttttgctttcctttggcTTTTGGTGAAACTCCCATGGAGAAAGTCGGCCTGCCCCAGCTGTGCTAAGGCAACCAAAAGGAGGCGAGTGGGATGTGTGGCAGATAGCAAccaggaggggatggggagggacagCAGGAATCCAGGCGAGGATACCCAAGGTGAGCCGGGAAGGCGGCATGGATGTAAAAGG
It includes:
- the LOC125916796 gene encoding protein OS-9-like: FPSTQGKPNGGQEQPADDATDVPQKEAEVKAKSDADHQNEVEEEEEEEEDEDEDEDEQQLLGEFEKELEGILLPSDRDRLRSEVKAGMERELENIIRETEKELDPDGLKKESERDRAMLALTSTLNKLIKRLEEKQSPELVKKHRKRRVVPKKPPPSPQPAEEDPEHRVRVRVTKLRHGGPNQDLTVLEMKRENPQLKQIEGLVKELLEREGLTAEGKIEIKIVRPGAEGTEEDARWLTDEDTRNLKEIFFNILVQGAEEAQKERQRQKELESNYRRVWGSRGGEGTGDLDEFDF